Proteins from a genomic interval of Pseudoalteromonas sp. MEBiC 03607:
- a CDS encoding sugar MFS transporter: MTTKSSLIAQPQYIARSQLLPMVIIGGLFFLFGFITWLNGSLIPFLQMVCDLNHIEAYMVTLVFYIAYTVMALPSAKILQAFSYKHGMSFGLAIMALGALLFIPAAQTQAYWLFLVALFTLGSGLTLLQTAANPYIVLLGSKDTAAVRISIMGILNKSAGVVAPLLFSAIVFSDIANFSPEVLAQLSDLQKQLQLQELANRLISPYMAMAISLAILAALIMFAPLPDIEQPQAISSSEEQSILQFPNLILGVIALFFYIGAEVIAGDTIGLYGKEQGILQFAELTSYTMGFMVLGYVLGIVLIPRFFTQQQALLFSALSGCVFSLGIIFVDTQQTALSNILLFWLADNSFPDTVLFVALLGLSNALVWPTIWPMALANLGSKTQTGAALLIMGISGGALLPLVYGVFAEFTGNAQQAYLLLLPCYGFILYYALIGHKLTSWRK; the protein is encoded by the coding sequence ATGACAACAAAAAGTTCACTCATAGCTCAGCCACAATATATCGCTCGCAGCCAGCTTCTTCCAATGGTGATTATTGGCGGACTGTTCTTTTTATTCGGCTTTATTACTTGGCTTAATGGCTCTTTGATCCCATTTTTACAAATGGTCTGTGATCTCAATCACATCGAAGCCTATATGGTCACACTGGTATTTTATATTGCCTATACGGTAATGGCATTACCCAGCGCGAAAATTTTACAGGCATTCAGCTATAAGCATGGTATGTCATTTGGCTTGGCTATCATGGCTTTGGGCGCCTTATTATTTATACCAGCAGCACAAACACAAGCCTATTGGTTATTTTTAGTCGCCTTGTTTACATTAGGGAGCGGTCTGACCTTACTACAAACAGCTGCTAACCCGTATATTGTGTTGCTGGGGTCAAAAGATACAGCGGCGGTGCGCATTAGTATCATGGGTATTTTGAACAAAAGTGCAGGTGTAGTTGCTCCATTACTTTTCTCTGCCATCGTGTTCAGTGATATTGCCAACTTTAGCCCTGAAGTCTTGGCACAACTCAGTGACCTTCAAAAACAACTTCAATTACAAGAATTAGCAAACCGCTTAATTAGCCCTTACATGGCTATGGCGATTTCACTGGCAATTTTAGCTGCGTTAATTATGTTTGCTCCATTACCTGATATTGAACAACCTCAAGCAATTAGTAGCAGCGAAGAGCAATCTATTTTGCAATTTCCAAACTTAATTTTAGGTGTGATTGCTTTATTCTTTTATATCGGTGCTGAAGTTATCGCCGGTGATACCATAGGTCTATATGGTAAGGAGCAAGGCATACTACAGTTTGCTGAACTCACCTCATACACCATGGGTTTTATGGTGCTAGGCTATGTATTAGGGATTGTGCTTATTCCGCGCTTTTTTACTCAGCAACAAGCCCTGCTATTCTCAGCATTGAGTGGCTGCGTATTTTCACTCGGTATTATTTTTGTAGACACGCAACAAACAGCACTCTCTAATATTTTACTATTTTGGCTCGCTGATAACAGTTTCCCTGATACGGTATTATTTGTAGCCCTGCTTGGCTTATCAAATGCGCTGGTTTGGCCCACTATTTGGCCTATGGCGCTGGCAAACTTGGGGAGTAAAACCCAAACGGGTGCCGCACTATTAATCATGGGGATTTCTGGTGGAGCATTACTGCCGCTTGTATATGGTGTGTTTGCAGAATTTACAGGGAATGCTCAGCAAGCATACTTATTATTATTACCTTGTTATGGATTTATTCTTTATTACGCATTGATTGGTCACAAGCTAACAAGTTGGCGTAAATAA
- the agaR gene encoding transcriptional repressor AgaR: MLTTIERRQKIVLMTEEKGKVSVKDLAKTFDISEVSIRHDLNELGKRGLVVRSRGGAIACDKLAKELSVKDKHNENYAIKVQLAKAVANLVEDGDSLIIDSGTTTEEVAKALTSKKALTVMTNGLNIAHVLADIDDANVFMLGGQLRKKSLSFYSNEVEQALSKYNFKKVILGVDGIDSEAGITTHYEPEAMLNRTMCTRADKVIAVTDSSKFGKRALYNVLPLKSIDVLVTDKNMPTEFVESLTNLGIEVIIV; this comes from the coding sequence ATGCTAACCACAATCGAAAGAAGACAAAAAATCGTCCTTATGACTGAAGAAAAGGGCAAAGTTAGTGTGAAAGATCTGGCTAAAACCTTTGATATTTCAGAGGTTAGTATACGCCATGATCTTAATGAACTAGGTAAGCGCGGCTTAGTCGTGCGTTCTCGTGGTGGGGCAATCGCTTGCGATAAGCTTGCCAAAGAGCTTTCGGTAAAAGATAAACATAACGAAAACTACGCAATTAAAGTTCAGCTGGCGAAAGCTGTTGCAAATTTAGTTGAAGATGGCGATTCATTAATTATTGACTCAGGTACCACCACTGAAGAAGTTGCCAAAGCACTCACAAGCAAAAAAGCGCTAACGGTGATGACTAATGGTTTGAATATTGCGCACGTATTAGCCGATATCGACGATGCAAATGTATTTATGCTCGGTGGCCAATTACGCAAGAAATCCTTGTCTTTCTACTCCAATGAGGTTGAGCAAGCACTGAGTAAATATAACTTCAAAAAGGTTATTTTAGGTGTTGATGGCATCGATTCTGAAGCGGGGATCACCACTCATTACGAGCCTGAGGCAATGTTAAATAGAACCATGTGTACTCGCGCAGACAAAGTCATTGCAGTGACTGATTCGAGTAAATTTGGTAAACGTGCCTTGTATAATGTCCTACCGCTTAAATCAATAGATGTTCTGGTTACTGACAAAAATATGCCAACTGAATTTGTTGAATCTTTAACAAACCTAGGCATAGAAGTGATCATCGTTTAA
- a CDS encoding TonB-dependent receptor, with protein MATTARKTYLSVLISSILASSVSFAASAQQQENNNNNQVEEDVEVIEVTGIRSSIKESNFRKREATTVVDVVVADDIGKFPDENLAEALQRIPGITITRNGGEGQNILVRGLGGGYNITTLNGRKLASENSGRDFNFDTIASELVGALQVYKSPEARLIEGGIGAVVDIETRKPLDQDGFTLSASAKGIYESRTGDVHPHASFIIGDNFNDDTFGVLFSGAYSKKTLRADTYSASGFFDEEEGWGADSAGVPVDMNGNGEIDGQSEIFASKIPSYMYFANAQDVRERVGATLAMQWRPTDTLDINFDALYSRYNTDGHRYQIGFVNYDESWTPGTPVFTDAQFDDSGRVVSMTQTGNTMVELLNLTNPRKTDTYQFALNAKWYPMGGLTLAVDVAHSKAKNENGGDNRFIVARGFIDSIGIDYTTGNMLPDVTLSPGLTADQSYGAHYSRNTGTGVEDTINDFKFTGTFLPESDLVTRIDFGLTYLEQTKSQLEYASKNASQFSNGGQYLDRDGYEFDDSTVVNVGDFNLFEIPSDVFVEANFDNFLEGESSITPEPWPSFDYDKLLAYYRSINAEATDKSIVASLNSSGTYEVTEEVLTAYAQVTLESTVAKMPYMLNVGIRGSQTEVSSKGSVYDLSLIDLQEDGKPLENGWRETVQQSFEGDYSNILPSMNFKLSITDDLIYRFSAAQVISRPSLAYLRPWLAPNFDTYREGLPQLSMGDSSLTPEEANQADMTLEWYFEDSSSLSGGVFVKDLKSFIDYVESPVEIEGVRYFASYPGKSEYGATIKGAEFAYQQSLENLLPEPFNGLGFQLNYTYVDSSYDEPELKESGLPFRGMSKNSYNAVVYYEQYGFQARLAYNWRSKFLSDPDAWGGPYWISDYGQLDASMSYNISDQFTVFAEATNLTNERYWGYTKRTDQVSYLERFGTQVALGVRASF; from the coding sequence ATGGCAACAACAGCTAGAAAAACATACCTGAGCGTATTGATAAGCTCGATACTGGCTTCGTCAGTCAGTTTCGCAGCCTCTGCACAACAGCAAGAGAATAATAACAATAACCAAGTCGAAGAGGATGTTGAGGTTATTGAGGTTACAGGGATACGTAGCAGCATTAAAGAATCAAACTTTCGTAAAAGAGAAGCAACAACGGTTGTTGATGTTGTAGTTGCGGACGACATTGGTAAGTTTCCCGATGAAAACTTAGCTGAAGCATTACAGCGTATTCCTGGTATCACCATTACCCGTAATGGCGGTGAGGGGCAAAATATTTTAGTACGTGGTTTAGGTGGTGGCTACAACATTACCACCTTGAATGGCCGTAAGCTGGCGTCTGAAAATTCAGGCCGCGACTTTAACTTTGATACCATTGCCTCAGAGTTAGTCGGAGCACTGCAAGTTTATAAATCACCAGAAGCACGCTTAATTGAAGGTGGGATTGGTGCGGTTGTTGATATCGAAACTCGCAAACCACTTGATCAAGACGGTTTCACGTTAAGTGCTTCAGCAAAGGGGATTTATGAATCGCGCACGGGAGATGTACACCCGCATGCTTCATTTATCATAGGTGACAACTTTAATGATGATACCTTTGGTGTGCTTTTCTCTGGGGCCTATTCAAAGAAAACCTTACGTGCAGACACATACTCTGCAAGCGGCTTTTTTGATGAAGAAGAGGGCTGGGGAGCAGACAGTGCCGGTGTGCCAGTCGATATGAATGGTAACGGAGAAATTGACGGGCAAAGCGAAATATTTGCCTCAAAAATTCCGAGTTACATGTATTTTGCCAACGCGCAAGATGTGCGTGAACGCGTCGGTGCGACGTTAGCAATGCAATGGCGCCCAACAGATACCCTAGATATTAACTTTGATGCCTTATATTCGCGTTACAACACCGATGGTCACCGTTATCAAATCGGTTTTGTTAACTACGACGAAAGCTGGACGCCAGGCACGCCCGTTTTTACCGATGCACAATTTGATGACTCAGGCCGAGTGGTATCAATGACGCAAACCGGTAATACTATGGTGGAGTTATTAAACTTAACCAATCCTCGAAAAACAGATACGTATCAGTTTGCCCTTAATGCCAAATGGTATCCAATGGGTGGCCTAACACTGGCTGTGGATGTTGCGCATTCAAAAGCGAAAAATGAAAATGGTGGTGATAATCGCTTTATTGTTGCCCGTGGTTTTATTGACTCGATTGGCATTGATTACACCACTGGTAATATGCTGCCAGATGTTACTTTATCGCCGGGCTTAACAGCGGATCAATCATACGGTGCGCACTATAGCCGTAATACAGGTACCGGGGTTGAAGACACTATCAATGACTTTAAGTTTACCGGTACATTTTTGCCTGAAAGTGATTTAGTTACCCGTATCGATTTTGGCTTAACATACCTTGAGCAAACCAAGAGCCAACTGGAATATGCTTCAAAAAATGCCAGCCAATTTAGTAATGGTGGCCAATACTTAGATCGTGACGGTTATGAATTTGATGACAGCACGGTAGTAAATGTAGGTGACTTTAACCTGTTTGAAATCCCAAGTGACGTGTTTGTTGAGGCGAATTTCGATAACTTCTTAGAAGGTGAAAGTAGCATTACACCTGAGCCATGGCCAAGTTTCGATTACGATAAGTTACTTGCTTATTATCGTTCAATTAATGCTGAAGCTACAGACAAGAGCATTGTTGCCTCGCTTAATTCATCGGGTACTTATGAGGTAACAGAAGAAGTTCTTACCGCGTATGCGCAAGTGACGCTTGAAAGCACTGTTGCAAAAATGCCGTATATGCTAAATGTCGGTATTCGTGGTTCACAAACAGAAGTGAGCTCTAAAGGGTCGGTGTATGATTTATCGTTAATTGACTTACAAGAAGATGGTAAACCACTTGAAAATGGTTGGCGCGAAACCGTTCAGCAATCATTTGAAGGGGATTACAGCAATATTTTACCAAGCATGAACTTTAAGCTTAGCATTACTGATGATTTGATTTACCGCTTCTCTGCGGCACAAGTTATTAGTCGTCCATCATTAGCCTATTTACGCCCATGGCTTGCGCCAAACTTTGATACTTATCGTGAAGGCTTACCACAACTTTCTATGGGTGATTCATCGTTAACACCTGAAGAAGCTAATCAAGCAGACATGACCTTAGAATGGTACTTTGAAGACAGCAGCTCGTTAAGTGGTGGGGTGTTTGTAAAAGACCTGAAATCATTTATCGATTATGTAGAAAGCCCAGTTGAAATCGAAGGCGTGCGTTATTTTGCCTCTTACCCGGGCAAGAGTGAGTATGGTGCCACTATTAAAGGCGCTGAGTTTGCTTATCAGCAATCGCTCGAAAATTTACTACCTGAGCCCTTTAATGGTTTAGGTTTTCAGCTTAACTATACCTATGTAGACAGTAGCTACGATGAGCCAGAGCTAAAAGAGTCAGGCTTGCCATTTAGAGGTATGTCGAAAAACTCATATAACGCGGTGGTTTACTATGAGCAATATGGTTTCCAAGCGCGTTTAGCCTATAACTGGCGTAGTAAATTCTTGTCGGATCCAGATGCGTGGGGTGGCCCTTATTGGATCTCTGATTATGGTCAGTTAGATGCCAGCATGAGCTATAACATCAGTGATCAATTCACTGTGTTTGCTGAAGCAACTAACTTAACGAATGAGCGTTATTGGGGTTACACCAAACGCACAGACCAAGTGAGTTACCTTGAGCGCTTTGGTACTCAGGTCGCATTAGGTGTACGTGCTAGCTTTTAA
- a CDS encoding mechanosensitive ion channel domain-containing protein yields MSLYLLYKNQLASLFSPKLFVTTQTPTDSIAWQDLNLQVTQFLHTTWQMLPALTLGLVAVIICYLLARPLSYILIKPLGFVSESKLLHVVTRRFFSIIIILFGVYLFLRLAGLTDFAVAIMSGTGLVGLILGFAFRDIAENFISSMLLSVQRPFRIDDVIEVDGRLGVVKKVTARATTLVDFDGNHIQIPNATVYKNVIKNLTANPKMRGHFNVGIGYDNDIRYAQQLAMKVVKQNPAVISDPPSQVLIDSLGSATLNLTIYFWVNSNEHSTVKVASQLMRELVNTYLSEQVSMPDDARERIILNTETEQINSNSSTPPQTSKTLTDHSLDDVSSDADDIREQADQSRDPEQGSNII; encoded by the coding sequence ATGAGCCTCTATTTATTATATAAAAATCAATTAGCTAGTTTGTTTTCACCTAAATTATTTGTTACCACACAGACACCCACCGACAGCATTGCTTGGCAAGACTTAAACCTACAAGTTACGCAGTTTTTACACACTACTTGGCAAATGTTACCAGCCCTTACGTTGGGCCTCGTAGCTGTTATTATTTGCTATTTATTAGCACGCCCTTTGTCATATATCTTGATAAAACCGCTTGGTTTTGTAAGTGAAAGCAAGCTATTACATGTTGTAACACGACGATTTTTTAGCATCATTATCATTTTGTTTGGGGTGTACTTATTTTTGCGCCTTGCAGGACTTACCGATTTTGCTGTAGCTATTATGAGTGGTACTGGATTAGTGGGTCTTATTTTAGGTTTTGCTTTTCGAGATATTGCCGAAAACTTTATCTCAAGCATGCTGCTCAGTGTGCAGCGCCCTTTTCGTATTGACGATGTGATAGAAGTTGATGGTCGTTTAGGGGTGGTTAAAAAAGTGACGGCTCGCGCCACAACTTTAGTTGATTTTGATGGTAATCACATTCAAATACCGAATGCGACTGTGTATAAAAATGTCATAAAAAACCTCACCGCAAATCCTAAAATGCGAGGTCACTTTAACGTTGGCATTGGTTACGATAATGACATTCGCTATGCCCAGCAATTAGCAATGAAAGTGGTTAAGCAAAACCCGGCTGTTATTAGTGATCCGCCAAGCCAAGTGTTAATTGATTCATTAGGCTCAGCAACACTAAATCTAACTATTTATTTTTGGGTAAATAGCAATGAGCACAGCACAGTTAAAGTGGCATCTCAATTGATGCGAGAGTTGGTCAATACCTACTTATCAGAGCAAGTCAGTATGCCTGATGATGCCCGCGAGCGAATCATTTTAAATACCGAAACAGAGCAAATAAATAGTAATTCGAGCACGCCTCCCCAAACATCAAAAACACTCACCGATCATAGTTTAGATGATGTCAGCAGTGATGCCGATGATATACGCGAACAAGCTGATCAATCTCGCGACCCCGAACAAGGCAGTAATATTATCTAA
- a CDS encoding YihY/virulence factor BrkB family protein codes for MAQDKRGFQAHSPLEIPVRGWWDIIKRVYHNLSQDNLSFVAAGVAFYALLAIFPALAATVSVYAYFASPTDIHEQLDKVTAILPTSSRDIILLQVAEVTQQSQKVLSVSAIGTLLLTIWSSSKGCQALITACNITYHQHNKRQFFMALLVRFLFSLGAIVVALVALLIIGILPIVLNLVGLTELIDLLIKLITWPLLAIIFNCALAFLYRYAPHRTAAKWRWITPGSIVATLLWIIASIGFSYYVSQFASYNETYGSLGGVVIMLMWLYISAYIIIFGAAINASIEQQTLVDSTVGPVKDVGERGATVADRLTEKQQQQKK; via the coding sequence ATGGCTCAAGATAAGCGCGGATTTCAGGCACATTCACCGTTGGAGATCCCAGTTAGAGGCTGGTGGGATATTATCAAACGCGTGTATCACAATTTATCACAAGACAATTTATCGTTTGTGGCGGCTGGGGTGGCATTTTATGCTTTGCTTGCGATCTTTCCTGCATTAGCCGCGACAGTCTCTGTTTACGCTTATTTTGCGTCCCCGACCGATATCCATGAGCAACTTGATAAAGTCACTGCTATTTTACCAACAAGTAGTCGAGACATTATTTTGCTACAGGTTGCAGAGGTGACTCAGCAATCGCAAAAGGTGTTAAGTGTTAGTGCCATAGGGACTTTATTGTTAACGATTTGGAGTAGCAGCAAGGGCTGTCAGGCGCTAATAACAGCCTGTAATATCACTTATCATCAGCATAACAAACGACAATTTTTTATGGCGTTACTGGTACGCTTTTTATTTTCGCTAGGTGCCATTGTTGTTGCGCTGGTGGCCTTGTTGATCATCGGTATTTTACCGATTGTGCTTAACCTAGTTGGTTTAACAGAGCTGATTGATTTGTTGATCAAGCTTATTACTTGGCCACTGCTTGCGATTATTTTTAATTGCGCGTTGGCATTCTTATATCGCTATGCGCCACATCGAACAGCAGCAAAATGGCGCTGGATCACACCAGGTTCAATAGTGGCTACTTTGTTATGGATTATCGCATCAATTGGTTTTTCATATTATGTCTCACAATTTGCAAGTTATAACGAAACGTATGGCTCATTAGGTGGTGTAGTGATTATGTTGATGTGGCTCTATATCAGCGCATACATCATTATTTTTGGTGCTGCAATTAATGCCAGCATTGAACAACAAACTTTAGTCGATAGTACTGTGGGCCCCGTGAAAGACGTTGGAGAGCGAGGAGCAACAGTGGCTGATAGATTAACCGAAAAACAGCAACAGCAGAAAAAGTAA
- a CDS encoding HAMP domain-containing sensor histidine kinase: MQKELQSNIKSLSLLNLVAVILAGLTALSVYFMYDSLKTIESEIKMRYRSYVLAEQVRQSSDQLSLMARAYTVTGNSKFLDFFNQILAIRNGEAPRPENYHRVYWDMLMPQSGKAPFPDGEKKALKDMLSSIGITHEEMQQIKLAEKASNDLTKIEYAAFQAVENEAELSLTNERVAAILSLYSDEYFTAKSEIMSHINNFLFMLDYRTEQRLNSVTREHYLISLFSFCCFITILIVLFFISRLRKSLNYLYVSSLEAEVAEKTASLTEKNLQLEESMDLMAKTQKYLMEAEKTAALGRLVVGVAHEVNTPVGICITAVSYLEDENKRMGKVLADKQVSKGSLEKYVHTSEEISLLLHSNLDRLAELITSFKQIAADQHCDELRVIKLDDHLNDIVKSLKSESKHKNIEVVSAIPEGLQVQSFPGTLCQVMTNLLSNAIFHAFDGDFDEPRIEISAKSEGSAVLITVKDNGSGIAEDIQDKIFDPFFTTKRVQKNTGLGLYAVMNLVTQKLKGTITFESNEQLGTTFYLTLPNLNDEQV; the protein is encoded by the coding sequence ATGCAAAAAGAGCTCCAGTCAAATATCAAAAGTTTGTCATTACTCAATTTGGTCGCTGTAATATTAGCAGGATTAACTGCTTTATCGGTTTACTTCATGTACGACAGTTTAAAAACCATAGAGTCTGAAATTAAAATGAGGTATCGATCTTATGTTTTGGCGGAGCAAGTAAGGCAAAGTTCAGATCAGTTAAGTTTAATGGCACGAGCATATACGGTAACGGGTAATTCAAAATTCTTAGATTTTTTTAATCAAATTCTAGCTATTCGAAACGGCGAAGCTCCTCGGCCAGAAAATTATCACCGTGTTTATTGGGATATGCTAATGCCACAAAGTGGTAAGGCTCCATTTCCGGATGGTGAAAAAAAAGCACTCAAAGACATGTTGAGCTCAATAGGTATCACTCATGAAGAAATGCAACAAATTAAGCTTGCTGAAAAAGCATCAAATGATTTAACAAAAATTGAATATGCAGCTTTTCAAGCCGTTGAAAATGAAGCTGAACTTTCTCTAACGAATGAGCGGGTAGCAGCGATATTAAGTTTATACAGTGACGAGTATTTTACGGCTAAATCAGAAATTATGAGTCACATAAATAACTTTTTATTTATGCTAGATTATCGGACAGAGCAGCGCCTCAATTCTGTGACTCGCGAGCATTATTTAATATCGCTGTTTTCTTTTTGCTGCTTTATCACAATCTTAATAGTGCTGTTTTTTATCAGCCGACTTCGAAAATCACTTAATTATTTATATGTCTCCTCACTTGAAGCTGAAGTAGCAGAAAAAACAGCTTCCTTAACAGAGAAAAATCTACAGCTCGAAGAATCCATGGACTTAATGGCAAAAACTCAGAAGTACTTGATGGAAGCTGAGAAAACAGCCGCTTTAGGTCGACTTGTTGTGGGGGTCGCACATGAGGTAAATACACCAGTCGGAATTTGTATTACCGCTGTTAGTTACCTTGAAGATGAAAATAAGAGAATGGGAAAAGTGTTAGCTGACAAACAGGTAAGTAAGGGGTCACTCGAAAAATACGTACATACCTCTGAAGAAATTAGCTTATTACTTCATTCAAACTTAGATCGTTTAGCTGAGTTGATCACAAGCTTTAAACAAATAGCCGCCGATCAGCATTGTGATGAACTAAGAGTTATTAAATTAGATGACCATTTAAATGATATTGTTAAGTCTTTAAAGAGCGAGTCTAAACACAAAAACATAGAGGTGGTTTCTGCTATTCCTGAAGGCCTGCAAGTACAGAGCTTTCCGGGGACGCTTTGCCAAGTCATGACTAATTTATTATCAAATGCAATTTTTCATGCCTTTGATGGAGACTTTGACGAGCCTCGAATAGAGATCTCAGCTAAAAGCGAAGGATCAGCAGTGCTTATTACTGTAAAAGATAATGGCAGTGGCATTGCTGAAGATATTCAAGATAAAATCTTTGACCCTTTCTTTACGACTAAACGCGTGCAAAAAAATACTGGTTTAGGTCTTTACGCAGTCATGAACCTAGTGACCCAAAAGCTAAAAGGTACAATTACTTTCGAATCCAATGAACAGCTAGGTACTACTTTTTATTTAACTTTGCCTAATCTAAATGATGAGCAAGTTTAA
- a CDS encoding pirin family protein: MKVIQQLNSHATQDGDGVNISRIPGFDGKYLDPFLMIDELKSDDHSDFMGGFPAHPHRGIETFTYIIKGGFEHQDQMGNKKAIRAGDVQWMSTGFGVIHSEMPLADAKEGMHGFQIWLNMPSAEKLRAPRYQDTTEAPAPTTRNEQGVELKALAGSWQFSGEEQVSSLQDLAANGMLADVTLPAGTVFNHAPLAQTKVMLYVHTGEIHTEQGGPVKAGSLLILEPGSDIEFNSQTGAGVLILAGEPLNQPIAHMGPFVMTTQAELQQAVRDYQLGKFGTL, translated from the coding sequence ATGAAAGTGATTCAACAATTAAATAGCCATGCTACACAAGATGGTGATGGTGTAAACATCAGCCGCATTCCCGGCTTTGACGGTAAGTATTTAGACCCTTTTTTAATGATCGACGAGCTTAAGTCAGATGATCACAGTGATTTTATGGGCGGTTTTCCTGCGCATCCTCACCGTGGTATCGAAACCTTTACGTATATTATTAAAGGTGGCTTTGAGCACCAAGATCAAATGGGCAACAAAAAAGCGATTCGTGCTGGTGACGTGCAGTGGATGAGTACTGGCTTTGGTGTGATCCATAGTGAAATGCCATTAGCAGATGCGAAAGAAGGCATGCATGGTTTTCAGATTTGGCTAAATATGCCCAGTGCTGAGAAGCTCAGAGCACCACGTTACCAAGATACCACTGAAGCGCCTGCGCCGACGACACGAAATGAACAGGGTGTTGAGCTTAAAGCATTAGCTGGAAGCTGGCAGTTTTCCGGTGAAGAGCAGGTATCAAGCCTTCAAGATCTTGCTGCTAATGGCATGCTGGCTGATGTGACCTTACCTGCAGGAACTGTATTTAACCATGCGCCTTTAGCGCAAACCAAAGTGATGCTTTATGTTCATACTGGTGAAATACACACAGAGCAAGGTGGTCCTGTAAAAGCGGGTAGCTTACTCATTCTTGAGCCTGGTAGTGACATTGAATTTAACTCACAAACAGGGGCTGGAGTTTTAATCCTTGCTGGAGAACCACTCAATCAGCCAATCGCGCACATGGGTCCGTTTGTGATGACTACCCAAGCTGAGTTACAGCAAGCGGTTAGAGATTATCAGTTAGGAAAATTTGGCACACTATAG
- a CDS encoding glutathione S-transferase family protein: MGLLVNGQWQDKWYDTDNNQGEFKREAAQLRNWVTADGSAGPSGDAGFKAEKDRYHLYVSLACPWAHRTLIFRHLKGLEDYISVSVVSPDMLEHGWTFDKDNHSTGDALFNSDFMHQIYTRNKADYSGRVTVPVLWDKKTQRIVSNESAEIIRMFNSAFNALTGNERDFYPTALHAEIDEINEFVYHNINNGVYRAGFATTQEAYTEAFDDLFAALDKIEQRLTENRYLVGDTLTEADWRLFTTLIRFDSVYVGHFKCNLRTIESYPAISNYLRELYQVEEVSKTVDFYHIKRHYYFSHTMINPTQVVPKGPDIDYARPHNRG, from the coding sequence GTGGGATTACTTGTAAACGGTCAATGGCAAGATAAATGGTACGACACCGATAACAACCAAGGTGAATTTAAACGTGAGGCGGCCCAGTTACGAAACTGGGTTACCGCTGATGGTAGCGCTGGTCCAAGTGGTGATGCAGGCTTTAAAGCTGAAAAAGATCGCTACCACCTTTATGTATCTTTAGCCTGTCCTTGGGCTCATCGCACCTTGATATTTCGCCACTTAAAGGGGTTAGAAGATTATATCAGCGTGTCGGTTGTAAGCCCTGACATGCTAGAGCATGGTTGGACGTTTGATAAAGATAATCACAGCACCGGTGATGCTCTTTTCAATAGCGACTTTATGCATCAAATTTATACGCGTAATAAAGCTGATTATTCAGGCCGTGTTACGGTGCCTGTGCTTTGGGATAAAAAAACGCAGCGTATTGTTAGCAATGAATCTGCTGAAATTATCAGAATGTTCAATAGCGCGTTTAATGCACTCACAGGTAATGAGCGCGACTTTTATCCTACAGCATTACATGCTGAAATTGACGAAATTAATGAGTTTGTTTATCACAACATCAACAACGGTGTATACCGTGCAGGCTTTGCGACAACGCAAGAAGCTTATACAGAAGCCTTTGATGATCTATTTGCAGCGCTTGATAAAATTGAACAACGTTTAACAGAAAACCGTTATTTAGTAGGCGATACACTCACAGAAGCTGATTGGCGTTTATTTACCACTTTAATCCGCTTTGATAGCGTTTATGTTGGTCATTTTAAGTGTAACTTACGTACTATCGAGAGTTATCCGGCAATCAGTAACTATCTGCGTGAGTTGTATCAAGTTGAAGAGGTAAGTAAGACGGTTGATTTTTACCATATTAAACGTCATTACTATTTCAGTCATACTATGATCAATCCAACTCAAGTCGTGCCAAAAGGGCCTGATATAGACTACGCTCGACCACACAACCGTGGTTAA